Below is a genomic region from Armatimonadota bacterium.
GATAACCCATTCCCCGGCCGGATCGTTCCGGGCGAGCGGGAGCTCTAGAGAGGCTTTGCCGTCGGGAGCAGCGACGTTGCGCGAGTACCATTCCACCGGCGCGCCGGCGCCGGGCGGGGTGACAGAGATGCGGAAGACGTGGTTAGCTGCTTCAGGGGCACCGACGATGGAGGCGCGGACGACGAACCGGCCCGAGGCAACTTCCGCCTGCACGTCCAGGCCAGACGGCTGGTATGACAGTACGGCCAGGAAGACGGCATCGCCCGCGGCAATGTCGAGAGTGATCCGCTCCAGGTGTCCAAGGTATGCGGCGGTCCGGCAGTCGTAGACGTAGCCGGGCTCGGGCAGGTGGACGGTGACAGGGCCCTCGCCGGCCGCCCCTTTCTCCGGTAACCGGACGAGCCCGATGAGTTGATTGCGCCCCAGTGCGAATCGGTAAAGCTCGGTCTGCCGGGGAAGCTCCCCGGTGGACGTCTGCCAGGTAACGGCAGGAGCACAGTTCAGGCCTGCGATGCACCGAGTCAGGCGCGTGGTTGCATCGCTGTCGCCGGCCTGCAGGAGGACGGCGCGCGCACCGTCGAACAGATCGGCGATGGGAGACACGGCCCGGGGCTTGCCGTGCTCGTCGAAGGTGGCGGGCATCACGTCTGCGATCAGTTTCCCGCCGGAGTTGACGAAGGCCCGGAGTGCGTCGCATGCAGCATCGGGCAGTGCGACGCAGGAAGGCAGGGCGACGAGCTGAACGCCTGCGAGTCGGGCCGCATCGAGCTGTTCGGGGAGAGCGTATTCATATGCGAAGCCGTGGCGCTTGAGGGCGGCGGCCATGGCGTCGTCGGAAGCGCGGTACGCGTTGTAGCCGTCATCGGTGGGACGCCCAAGCTTGAGCGCAGGCACCGCGTACGAGACGTGCATGGATGGCTGCGAGTGAATGATGACGGCCTCGGGTTCAGGACGTTTCGCAATGCGAAGAGCTTTGCCCAGACCGGTCTGCAGATGTTGGGCAGCGGCGCTCACAGCCTGGCTCCGGCCCGTGGGTCGCCAAAGCGGATCCAGCATGTACCAGGGCGTGAAACCTTCCTTGCCACTGTAAGCCCACGGTTCCACCGGGTCCCACCAGATGGGGATGAGTCCGCCGTTGAGGGCGAACCACCATACGAAATGACCACATTCGGCGGCGTTGGAGTGATAGCCGAACCATGAGACCATGGGCGCATCGGTCCAGGAGCGATTGCGGTCCGCGACGTGACGGTGGAAGTAGCGCAGCAGGAGCTCCTCGTGGGGTGTCCAAAGGGCGAAGTCGGTGCCGGAAAGGGAGTTGTAGCGGTACGGATTGGTGAAACTCATGCGGGCGTCGGGAATCCGGGCGCGCACGGCATCGTGGGTGTGAGCGTAGGCGTTGGCCCAGGTGCGCTCCTGGTAGAGACGGAAATCCACCCAGCGCGCGGGGTTATCGGCGCCTTGCATGCCAGCCAGCAGTGGGACCTGAATGTCTTCGAAAGACGCATAGTCGGTGCCCCACTCGGCGTTGGCGGCAGCGATGGTGCCGAACTGCTCGCGGGCCCAGGCGGCGAACCCGGTGCGACAGAAATCGCAGGTGCAGAGCTCGACAGACCCGTCCTGGTGCAGATGGGTCTCGTCGTCCATGTTGTAGCCGTAGAAGCCCCAGGAACGGCGTGCGGCAATCCGCTCGGAGACGCGCCTTGCCATGGCCTCGACTTCCGCCGGGTCGCTGAAACACGGCGCGCGCCGGTTGCCGGTTCCCCTGTTACGCATTCCCGCGCCGCTGACCCCACCAAACGCGCTCATGCCGCGGCGAATCATGTACTCGTTCACGGTGCACGAGCGGATACCGTTGGCACGCAGGAAGGCGACCATGGCGTCCTCAAGGTGCGACGGACAGCGCACCGGCATGGCCGCGTATCCAGCGGCGAGGGCGAAATCGTCCAAGTGAGTTTCGGCGACGGCGGGCAGGAAAAGGTCACGGTCGAGGCGTCCCACGATAGTGCTGGGGTCGCGGGGCAATGTTGCTTCAACGCTGATGCGGTGGTAGACCGAGAGAGGTTCGGCGATCTGCAGGCTGAACTCACAGGAGGTGGGTTCCTCGATTGTTCTCTCATCCGCGGCAACGATCCGGCCCCAGGCATCGGTGATGCGCGCTGTGATGCAGACGGTGCCGGGGCCGGTGAACTCGCAATCCACTGAGACGGGGAATTCCTCGCCCGGCGCTGCTTCGGTTGGCGCAACCAGGTTGGACAGACGCGCCAGGGGTTCGTGTGTCGGGACGAGGCAAGCGGCCACGTCCAGAGCATTCCCATCGCCATCGCGTATCATCACAAGGGCGATCACCGGGCCGGGAGCATTGCGCACGGAATCCGGCAGCGGGACAGCCACTGCAGTCTCGTCTGGGCCGATGGAGCGGGTGTCGGAAGCGACAGTCTGGAAGGGACTGCTCCAGATGACGCTTAGCTGCGCGGCCATCCGGCCCTGCATTCGAAGGCGCAGATGGTCGTCGCAGGCGACGCTCTCGATCCGACAGGGGGGCTCGCGCTTCGCAGCCCAGAGGACGGCCTTGCACAGCGCGGCCCAGCGGTACTCCCAGTAAAGGCAAAGGCCGGGTGTGAAAGGCGTCAGCCCGGTCACGCTCTCGGGCCAGCAGATTCGAGCGATCCGGCCAGCACCATGCTCCTTCGACGAGAGCCAGGAAGGTGCGGGCTTCGTGGGCGAGCTTGCGGAGAGGGCCTGGGGCGTCACCGCGCCCAGGATGTGGGCGGCGTCGGACAGATCGGGCTTGCCGGGAGCGGGGAGGATGTCGAGGAGGGTCTTGAGGACCTCCGGTTTCGCAGCCCCGCCGCCGGCCAGGGGTTCGATGGCAAGGAGTCCGGTTCCGCCTTCTACTGATGCGATGATGCTGTCGATGATGGACTGCTCCGACGGGCGCCCTGCCAGGATGATGAGGGAGTACTCACCCCGCGACAGGCGCCTGAGAATCCTCTCGGCGTCGAAGGCGACCACCTCGTCGACTTTCCCTGAGCCGCGGAAAGTGGGGCAGTAGACCAGGTCATAGTCCAGGTCCAGGCGCTGGGCAAGCTCGGCGGCGTCGCGCTGGAACTCACCAATGAAGACCAATGCGCGGATTTTCTCTCCAGGCAGCGGCGTGAACAATCGGGCGCAGGGGCTCTGCCAGGGAGAGGTTTCGGTTGCACGCCAATCGGGGGGAACGCATCGGGCGGCTTCAGTGATTCCGAGAACACCGCGCAGACCGGGGAACATCTGGGCGTAGGCATACTCCACCGTGCCCTCGCGGTTTGCGCGGTATAGACGGAAGGAGAAGATGCGCCGGGCTCCCTTGTCCACTACGATGCGGCCGATGTACCTGCGGTACTCGCCGGCGGCCTCGATCTTCCAGAATGGATACAAGTCGTCGGGGCGGCCGTCTTCCATCTCCTGGACCGCCGCGATGCCGATCCGGGCATCCTCGGACGCGCGCACCACGGCCTCGATGGTAAAGATGTCGCCTGCACTTACGGGAATGTTCAGCGCCTGGGAGGCGATGCCGTAGTCGACGTCGTTACCGATGGCTCGCATGCCGCTGCCGTCGGGGACCTCGAAGACCCGGGAGCCGGCGGAGAGGCTCCAGCCTTCGGGCTTACCTTCTCCAGCTGTGAAGTCCGGATTGCGGATGAGGCCGTCGGGCATGCGCAGCCCGGAGACCCAACCGCTCTGCGGATTGGTTGAGAAGAGGAGCCTTCCGAAAAGCGAGGGCACTCCGAACTGCTTGCGGCCCAGTTCCAGAGGGGCCCAGGTGGTCCATTCCGTGGGCTCCTGCGGGCGATGAACCCGGGCGACGTTGAAGCCCCACTCTGAGCCATTCTGAGGGACCGTCGTGCGCAACTGATCCCACGGCAGGGCCATCTCCACCGTCCAGCCCAGTTGGGCACGGTCCACCGCTATCCTGACATCCGCGTTGAAACCGGCGCCCTCTTCGTCCTCGTCGAACAGGACGCCAAGGGGGTTTACGATGAAATGAAAGGTCCGGTCGGTGGTTGGGTCGGGCTGGAGGAACAATTCGACGCAATCCTCCAGCCAGACCTGTCCGTCGCGCTGGGTGACGTTGGCGGTGACGCTCGACGGGTCGGTCTCCTGGCAGACGACGAGGATGTAGAGCGCATCGCCGTCCCACGCGGCGCGGGCAGTTGTCTGGCGCACAGCACGTTCTGTCCCGGCGCTGCCAAGGACCGAGAACCCGCCGGCGGTCATTGCGCTTCGCCAGCAGGGATCATCATGCGAGCCGTCGATTGCAGGTGGCAGGGGCGTTCGGCCGCAGACCAGCTGCTGGGCCTGGAGCCCCACGCTTCCGAATGCCAGCATCAAAGCGGCGAGCAGCAGATGTCGGGGCATTGTTGGCACCTTCCTGTCTCAACTGCAACCGGTCCCGTGATCAGTCCGCCGCGGCCAACCGGGATTTCAGCCAGGCATAGATGGTGTCGGCGATCTGGTAGTAGCCCTCGGCCGAAGGATGCACGCCGTTGTTCTGGCGCAGAACTTCCAGCGGGTTGCGGGCATTAGCTGCCTCGCGTGACACAGGGTAGTTGCGGGCGCAGTCCAGGTTCACATGAGCCGGGAGCAGCCAGATGTTCTGTTCCTCGCGACCGGACAGGCGCTCCATCATGCGTTCCACGACACGGTGCTGGTTGCGGCGGTACTGCCAGCGGGTTTGGCCGCACTTGTAGTTTGAACCAAAGGCGTCCTGGCTGGCCGCGGGAGGCACCAGGAGCAGGATTCCAATCTGGGTGTCCGGCCCCACACGCTGGAACTCTGCCAGGAGCTTGTCCGCCCAACCGAACATGGTGTCGATGGTCTGGTCGATGGTTTCATCGGAGGAGTTGAAAGTGTCATTGCAGCCCAGGAGTATGGTGATGAAGTCCGGCGGGACACCGTTGTTCACGCGATTACAGTAGTCCTGGAAGTCCAGGGTCGGCGTGCCGTCCACCAGGCGCATGAAAGGGCTTCTCGCGCGGACGTCAGTGCCGTCGGTCCAGCGGGAGCAGAACGCAGCCCAGGTCCAGCCGCCGTACCCCTCGTGCACGACCTCTTTGGGCAGACTGTCGCGGACGTAGTGCGTGCCCACCAGGCGCAGCTTCGCATTGCCCTCCGTGCCGAAGAGGTTGAAGAGCTCCAGGGGGTAATACGAGGCATGGGTCAGACTGTCGCCCACGCACATCAGCGTGAACTCCTTCCCCGCCCCGGCGCCGGCAGGGACCACGTGGACGGTGGTATTGCCCTGGGTGACGATCTGGTTCGCGCCGTCGAGGACTTTGAGGGTGAGGGGGTGATCGCCGACTTCGGTCTCCTGTGGGATGACACGCCAGCGGTCTTCATCCTGCCGGCCGATGCGACAGTCGACATCATACAGGAAGTTGCGCCAGTTGGGCGTGAGAATGACATTGTCGAAATAGAGGGACAACTCCTGCCCCTGAACTGCGTACAGGTCGGGCGGCAGTACGAGGCGGAGAGGATCGGGCTGGGGGAGAGCCTGTCCGGGCTCCTGGGCAAGCACGGTGGAGCAACTCAGCGCGAGTAACACGAGAACCAGCAGGTTCTGCATGTCAGTCAACCTCCGTCGATGGCAGTAGATATACCTGCTTTCGCCGTGGTGCCGGAGTTGGCCTCCACGGGAGAATGCGAACAGTTCAGGAGGAGGGAGGCTCGAGTCCGAGGTCGACGAGGAGCGAGGAGAGACGCTGGCTGTCATCTCCTCCAACCAGACTGGGCATGCCAAGCAGGGAGATGCCAACGGGGACGAGGCCTGCGGCGATAGGGCGGCCGTGGGCAATGCGGACCAGGAGCACGGCCGAGTCGTCCTGGCCCTCACCATGCGGTGCGAAGACGAAGTTTCCCAGGCTGTAAGACACAACGCAGCCGCCGATGACATCTATGGGCTGCAAGCGGTGGGGGTGATGGCCGATGATGATGCCGGCTCCCGCTTCCGCGGCCGCCCGTGCCAGTTCCCGTTGGGCTCGGGTGGGCACGTTGCTGCGCTCGATTCCCCAATGGAAGCTGACCACGGGCATCTCGCCGCGGCGGACGCTCTTGCTGACGCAGGAGGAAACCACGTCACAGGATGTCTTGAGGCCGCTGTCCGTGGTGTCAATGATCCAGGTTGCAGGAAGAGACGCTGCAGCGTCTCTGGGGAGGGTCTCCGTGGTCGCGAAGGACAGGAAGCAGAGATGAGTGCCGGCGACTTCGCGCAGTGCGATACCTGGGGCATCACTGTTGCCGGCAGGCCCGCAGGCGCCGATGCCGGCTGTCGAGAGGGTGCGCAGTGTCTCCGAGATGCCGGTATCCGAGTAGTCGAAGACATGATTGTTGGCCAGGGAGGCTACATCGATCCCCAGCCCGCGAAGGGCCGGCAATGCGGTGTCCGGGTCGGCCTTGAATAGAAACTCGCGCCTGCGGGCAAGGTCGCGGCGGGACTTGAGTGGGGTGCGGTCAGTCGAGTTCGTGATCGGTGTTTCGAGATTGCAGATCGCCACGTCCGCCCCGGTGAGGAGCGGGACGAGATCGGACTCGGAGATCGTCGATCCGCCACCGTCAAGCCAGGGTGCAGCAGCCGGGTCAAGAGCGATGTCACCCACGGCCGCGAGAATGCCGGAAGGTCTCAGTGGTGCAAACCCGTGCCGCGCGAAGGTGCCGGATGTGCCCTGGCGCAACTCGACGCAGGGCAGACTGCCTTCCCAGTGGGTGCGAAAAGAAGCGGGAGACCGGGTGGGGTTTCTCACTCTGATCTCGGAAGAGATGGGCTCGACGTCAAAGGGCGAACATGTCGCGGGGTGGTGAACCTCGAGTCCGGCGACTTCGGCTGCCCGGCACGCGAGAGCTCCCACGTGTTCGGCTCCCGCGCCGAAGGCGGCGATGCAGCCCGGCTGGCCGGTGCCGGGAGCGAGGACGTACTCGCCGGAGCACCACGGTCCGATTGCGGCGGCGAGACAGACCGTGTCGCCGGGGCCTATGGTCAGGCCGTTCAGGCGGTCCATAGCGATGGCAAGATTCCGCCGGGCCAGGGGAGACTCCGGGAGCTCCCGGAGCAGGCACCTGACCGGGCTGAGAGCGCACGGATGGCCGGTGCGCAGGTGCGCCGAGAGGCCGCGAAGGGGAGGCAGCGCGCGTCGCGCCTCCATATCGGACGGACGTAGCACCGTGACGACCAGGATTGCGGTCGCCAGGAGAGGCAGGAGAACTGGCGGACTGATAGACCGGGCTCTCATAGGGCTTGGCAGGCTCCTATCCGGCCGCCACCTCGGCCTCACGACCAGCTCCGGGTAAATTCCTCAGCGCCGTGCGCCATGCCCGGCCGAGGTTTTCCGCCAGCTCGGTGACCTCATCCAGGGCAGCAAGGTCATCGCGCACATTGGCTTCGACGAGGCGGTTGTACATATGGTTGTAGGTCGCCCGGAGAGCCGCGACCAAGGCGGGATCGGCAGGTTCGTGCAGGGCGCAGATCAGTTCTGTCAGGATGCGCTGGACGCGGCCAATGTGCGCCGACTGCTCTTCGAATCGCCGGGCATCCATGGCGGCACGGGCCAGGCGCAGGATGCGCACCATCCCGTCGAACAGGAGCACGAGCGTCTCTTCGGGACTGGTCGCCTGGGTTTTCACCTGCAGATAGGCGGTCTGTGCCTGGACACTCTGGGCGAGCACGGTGGGTATCTTCCTCCCTTTGCCGCGTTCAGACAGGCGCCGGACAAGGCGCTACTTTCTGGACTGGGCGTTCTGCAAGGCCTTGATCTGTCCGCTGATGTACTGCTCGAGAATCGAGGCGGAGCTGAGCTTGCTCTCCATGGTGATGAACTTCTCCCACATGCTGGAGGTGTAGCGCTCGATGCTGTCCTCGATCTTCTCGATCTCCGCATCGACTCCGGCGATGTCTGCCTCCACCCCCTGGACACCGCGTGTGAGCATCCCGTCGGTGGCGTCGGTAATCATGCCGATGTACTCGGCGAGGCGGCTGGCAGCCCCGCGGGCGATTACAACAGTTCCGAGATTACCCGGGGCGCTTGCGGTTATCTTGAGTTCCAAGCCGGACGTGGTCGGATTGCTCTGCAGCGCCCGCAGGTATTGGCCGCGACCGATGCATTCCTCTCCGTTGATGGTTCCGGCGACGTCCAGGCCGGCATATGTCGCGGATTCCCCCGCATGCTCGCCGGCAAGATCCGTGCCGCCCACCCCCCGGTCCAGAGATGACTTGATATTGATGGTGTGGCTCGAACCGTAGGCCTCGTGGGTGATGCGCAACTGGTCGCCGTCAACCGTGGCCTCGTAAGCCAGGCCGTAGGTCCCGAACCAGACATTGAGATGCTC
It encodes:
- a CDS encoding CapA family protein encodes the protein MDRLNGLTIGPGDTVCLAAAIGPWCSGEYVLAPGTGQPGCIAAFGAGAEHVGALACRAAEVAGLEVHHPATCSPFDVEPISSEIRVRNPTRSPASFRTHWEGSLPCVELRQGTSGTFARHGFAPLRPSGILAAVGDIALDPAAAPWLDGGGSTISESDLVPLLTGADVAICNLETPITNSTDRTPLKSRRDLARRREFLFKADPDTALPALRGLGIDVASLANNHVFDYSDTGISETLRTLSTAGIGACGPAGNSDAPGIALREVAGTHLCFLSFATTETLPRDAAASLPATWIIDTTDSGLKTSCDVVSSCVSKSVRRGEMPVVSFHWGIERSNVPTRAQRELARAAAEAGAGIIIGHHPHRLQPIDVIGGCVVSYSLGNFVFAPHGEGQDDSAVLLVRIAHGRPIAAGLVPVGISLLGMPSLVGGDDSQRLSSLLVDLGLEPPSS
- a CDS encoding beta-galactosidase; its protein translation is MPRHLLLAALMLAFGSVGLQAQQLVCGRTPLPPAIDGSHDDPCWRSAMTAGGFSVLGSAGTERAVRQTTARAAWDGDALYILVVCQETDPSSVTANVTQRDGQVWLEDCVELFLQPDPTTDRTFHFIVNPLGVLFDEDEEGAGFNADVRIAVDRAQLGWTVEMALPWDQLRTTVPQNGSEWGFNVARVHRPQEPTEWTTWAPLELGRKQFGVPSLFGRLLFSTNPQSGWVSGLRMPDGLIRNPDFTAGEGKPEGWSLSAGSRVFEVPDGSGMRAIGNDVDYGIASQALNIPVSAGDIFTIEAVVRASEDARIGIAAVQEMEDGRPDDLYPFWKIEAAGEYRRYIGRIVVDKGARRIFSFRLYRANREGTVEYAYAQMFPGLRGVLGITEAARCVPPDWRATETSPWQSPCARLFTPLPGEKIRALVFIGEFQRDAAELAQRLDLDYDLVYCPTFRGSGKVDEVVAFDAERILRRLSRGEYSLIILAGRPSEQSIIDSIIASVEGGTGLLAIEPLAGGGAAKPEVLKTLLDILPAPGKPDLSDAAHILGAVTPQALSASSPTKPAPSWLSSKEHGAGRIARICWPESVTGLTPFTPGLCLYWEYRWAALCKAVLWAAKREPPCRIESVACDDHLRLRMQGRMAAQLSVIWSSPFQTVASDTRSIGPDETAVAVPLPDSVRNAPGPVIALVMIRDGDGNALDVAACLVPTHEPLARLSNLVAPTEAAPGEEFPVSVDCEFTGPGTVCITARITDAWGRIVAADERTIEEPTSCEFSLQIAEPLSVYHRISVEATLPRDPSTIVGRLDRDLFLPAVAETHLDDFALAAGYAAMPVRCPSHLEDAMVAFLRANGIRSCTVNEYMIRRGMSAFGGVSGAGMRNRGTGNRRAPCFSDPAEVEAMARRVSERIAARRSWGFYGYNMDDETHLHQDGSVELCTCDFCRTGFAAWAREQFGTIAAANAEWGTDYASFEDIQVPLLAGMQGADNPARWVDFRLYQERTWANAYAHTHDAVRARIPDARMSFTNPYRYNSLSGTDFALWTPHEELLLRYFHRHVADRNRSWTDAPMVSWFGYHSNAAECGHFVWWFALNGGLIPIWWDPVEPWAYSGKEGFTPWYMLDPLWRPTGRSQAVSAAAQHLQTGLGKALRIAKRPEPEAVIIHSQPSMHVSYAVPALKLGRPTDDGYNAYRASDDAMAAALKRHGFAYEYALPEQLDAARLAGVQLVALPSCVALPDAACDALRAFVNSGGKLIADVMPATFDEHGKPRAVSPIADLFDGARAVLLQAGDSDATTRLTRCIAGLNCAPAVTWQTSTGELPRQTELYRFALGRNQLIGLVRLPEKGAAGEGPVTVHLPEPGYVYDCRTAAYLGHLERITLDIAAGDAVFLAVLSYQPSGLDVQAEVASGRFVVRASIVGAPEAANHVFRISVTPPGAGAPVEWYSRNVAAPDGKASLELPLARNDPAGEWVIEVRDVLTGITKTLRVAVTHDVLKARSGDQP
- the fliS gene encoding flagellar export chaperone FliS, producing the protein MLAQSVQAQTAYLQVKTQATSPEETLVLLFDGMVRILRLARAAMDARRFEEQSAHIGRVQRILTELICALHEPADPALVAALRATYNHMYNRLVEANVRDDLAALDEVTELAENLGRAWRTALRNLPGAGREAEVAAG
- a CDS encoding SGNH/GDSL hydrolase family protein gives rise to the protein MQNLLVLVLLALSCSTVLAQEPGQALPQPDPLRLVLPPDLYAVQGQELSLYFDNVILTPNWRNFLYDVDCRIGRQDEDRWRVIPQETEVGDHPLTLKVLDGANQIVTQGNTTVHVVPAGAGAGKEFTLMCVGDSLTHASYYPLELFNLFGTEGNAKLRLVGTHYVRDSLPKEVVHEGYGGWTWAAFCSRWTDGTDVRARSPFMRLVDGTPTLDFQDYCNRVNNGVPPDFITILLGCNDTFNSSDETIDQTIDTMFGWADKLLAEFQRVGPDTQIGILLLVPPAASQDAFGSNYKCGQTRWQYRRNQHRVVERMMERLSGREEQNIWLLPAHVNLDCARNYPVSREAANARNPLEVLRQNNGVHPSAEGYYQIADTIYAWLKSRLAAAD